The DNA segment TTGACCATATGAGTTAACTAACGTAAATCTGAAGTAAAGGATCTGAGTCATATGTCTTTTGATTGAATTTGTTTCTATcgactgaaaataatatatgatatagtAACAGGCTAAAATAGTCTTATTTATGCCGATCAAACAAAAGTAGTGTTATTAATAGTATGCAAAACAGCTATGAATCTAATCTATAACTTGTTCATGTActgaataaatattataaaagaacTTAGACAATATGCATGAGTGAGGTTCCAAATCAGTAAAGCTTCTTTCTCAGTTTTTCTTTAAGATTAACGAGAGAATAGGACAAAGTTAATCACTCTATTTTGCTTAAGTTTATAACCAGGACCGGCTCAAACATCTTATAGATCCTAAGGTAAAAAAGAAACGAAGACcctttaacatataaattataaaaatacaattcatAATATTGTTGTTACAAATCAAAATATTcacttttttaatcaaaaataaacactgaaaagtatttttgtttctaaacgtAAACTTAATTAACCAGAACATAGCCAAAAAATGAAAGAATATGTAATCTTTCTCCAAGATCAAgtgtatagaaaaaaaaaacagaaaacatgaCAGCAAACGTAAATTCATAATGAcacttttagaaaataattcgTTTACTTCAATTTTCAGTTTAAGTTAGAATCTTTGAAGAATCAACTATTTTACTAAACTACGACATTTAAATTATGTCTCGCATGGAAAAAgtttgtagaaataactattttatgtaaaaaaaaaagaagtagtcaacttaataaataaatttattccaAAAACATACTTAACGGCTTAACTAGTTAATGCTAACTTCATTATATTtattactaaattatttagGTAAATAAGATTTAGTGTCCCTAAAATCAGATTATTATTGAACAACATTTCTGAATTCTGTTTGTTTAGAAATAATagatttactatttttaaataaaaaattttgtggGCCCTGGGGAGGGTGCACTGCTCGCCCTACTACTTCAGCCCTGTTTATAACAAGTTGAATTATAAAAAGATTATTAGCGGAaacgattttacggttttgtgGATACTAGCGTGGCACTTTAGTTAATAAGTGAAGGCTGTGAAGCACAATTCAAAGCTGTGGAGAAAAAGGGAAATTGAACACTAACTTCAGTCCAACTATTAAAGAGGCAGTATCGCGACAGGAatacatcattttttttaattacaatatTGAGAAAACAAATATGTTAGATTCAGAGCCTCACTGGttcaaccgcagcggttgcggttgtggttgcgggagtttgcggatgcggttggttgcggtttctagcggttttaagagatttgtacgactgatTCTGCAGTTAGAAATtagtgcgtttgcgggatacttataacttgttaactaccaaatgcagcagcggttaaataataaattaacaatatttacattttatacaattataaaaatatcaaaaataataatattataataaatataaaatttatatttagaaagttatagtttaattttttttaaatatagaaaatatttttattttaaagttttataatattaattaaaatataattgatatattttagcatttttataatttcaatttaatttttttattgaatttttttatttttgtatttatattgttttggaaaaaaaaaaaaatttttttatctttccgCAAACACCCGCAATCGctaacgctagctggaaccagcttttgaatttatgggGTTCATAACGATTTGGAGCGGTTTAGAGCagtttagaacggtttgaacgattgttgcaaaacgccagcaaccgctaccaaccgcaaaagctgcgtttgcgggtggtagcgagaaaaccagtcataccctgaATATACGAGAATCTTAGATTGTACGTTTGAGATACGATTAATATAGAATTATAGATACTCAAGATCGTCTTGCGCTCTATACGTCGTTTCGATTGGGTAATCAAAAGATGATTGTTTTCAAATAGTTATGGACGGTTTTTTGTCAATAAGTATTTTACTTTGTTGTTATACTAAAGATAAAGGACGAATGAGTGgaacttaaaataattttctatatGTTTGTGGAACATTTTAACAATTTATTCGTCTTTGATAACATGCATTATGCGGAGATAACACATACCATTATGTTACATGGTCACGTTTTAATCATAAaccaattaataaaaattaaaacacttTACCACTTCGAtcgatatacatatataaatatttcttttcttttttttttggggtcaaaatataaatatttcttataaaatttCTCCTCCAAACGCATTTTAAAGAAAGTACGCAAAGTGTTTTCTTATTCCTACACGTGTATTATGTGTACCAAGACATCAAATAAAGCAtattgatgataaaaaaaacttagtaaatttttcaaaaatagtaaatattaatgttttatttatttatttgtaattttttaaattgttggATCATGAGTTGAGTGACAAGTATATATACTtaagtttttcaaattattttttattttcatatgaaaTACCATCCCTCTTACCTTTTTTGTTGCTAAAATCCCtcttacatttatttatttaaaatgtttagacattaaaaaaactaatgaatatagatgtttttaaaaatggacaattctctcaaatagacatttttaagtttttgtcataaaatagacctaaaaaaaaacaaaatgaccaaataaacttttttattttgaacattttaatattttttagtttttaaaatttgaaatcataccccaaaactccaccccttaaatctaaaccctaaactctaaatcataaactctaaatctaaatcctaaacctaaaaACACAccccttaataaaatattttggtcattttgatccttagagactatatttttaataaaaacttttttagaaCTATTCTATAAAATTTCTCTTTGGAAATTGCTTCCAGCTTATATTGGATGATTCACTTAAGAGACATTAAAGAAACTATGGATGTAGATGCTCTTATATAATGCTTTCAGCTTATGATGATTTATAACAAgcacatatatacataataaatgTTTGGCCTCCATGcataaacatttttattagatGTCTAGCTattcaaattttgtaaataattttccttttcattgatcaataaattagtatttaaagagataatatacatataaatataaaatgtgtaATAACTTTGAAAAGAAACCTTTAATGACGTTTAATAAGTAAAGTATTGTCGGTCCTCTCAGATGATTAACTAAGGTTACTAAGGTTTAGCTATCTACATCCCACCGTGGTCCTCACTAATCTGGTCGGCACTTTCAAACATATCGCCCTCCAACTCAACTTATTCTATCCATTGGTAAAACAAACTTATTATATCCAACTTTTTATTCCAttcaaatccaaatataaataaAGCATCACTTATGCTTATATTTTGAGTAAAATAACAACTCTGGTATTAAAATGGATCGCGATCGCTAAACTGAGGataaattaaagaaatttaTAATGACGGTTAGATATGTATACAGTCACTCACAAGTCACGGCTTTATTACCCCTTGTTCTTTCCGTCTGCAAAAGAATTGTTACAAAAATCAGTGACTGTTAATTTGTAAAGTCAAATATATTTAAAGGAAAACGTATCAGTTTTTTGTTTGTCAGCAACCTGCATTATAAGTTCGAATCCAGATAATGATACACTGACGacataaacaattttttaaaatacatgcaTGCATGcactaatttataaaaaattataatttttttttaatatggtttcaatttaattaattaatttattcatGTAATGCAGAACGAGTCTTAAACATTTTGGATCCCCAATactgtatataaatattgttggCCCATTATtaattgattctaaaattattaaaattgtcAATAAGGAACTGAAAAACTTGTGACCTTTCCTTTATTGAGATGGGTAAAGATATAGGTAGAGCAGTAGAGCTGACGGTACGTTGTAGAAAATTCTGGCccctaaaaattttaatcatatCAGCGGCCCTAGACACATGGTTGACCAGCTCTTAGTTTTAGAGACTCTGATTATACATCACATAGTCTTTTATATCAGTATTCAGGACAGCTGATTCTGCCATCTAGGTGAGAGAAATTGACGAAGGTATATAGTAATTATTAACCAACACCATATAACAATTGGTAACACGGAAATGAATAGGAGAAACTGCACAGTTAATTCTAATCTTACCTCATAGACATAGATACATCACTGTCTCGTGCTTTGAAGATAACTCGGAAGGATATCTCTCTATCTCACAATGCATACATAATAAGAAGAAAGCAGCAGCAGAGCAATGCATGATTGAAGCAATATATCAAAGTCAGTGGACATTACAGGTTTGATATTCCTGGATGGTAATAAAGATTCTATAAAAGTGGCAGAAAACGTTATGTAAACCGCTCATTTTGTGTGGTAATGAAACTTCGATTAATAGACGGACCGTAAGTGAACATAAACTTTTGACTGTTTTCCTAATTCTAGAAAACTCGTACTTGTTTGTCTATACTTGGCGCACATGCATGCATGGTCAAACCAACACATACACAGACAACACACGCACACGAGCACATGAACCTTAAGGTTCGTCCAAAAAGTTACCAAAGAGAAGATAAGGAGGCAGATGAAGAAAAATTCTCTAACCTCTCTCTAGATTGAAATTCTCTAACCTCTCTCTACTCTTCTAGGTCAGCCGTCGCCGCCTCTCCCGTTTCCGGCGGTCGCCGCGCCTCTTAGGTGACCGCCGGGCCTCTCGTTTTTCTTGCTTCTCCGTCTCTCCCTCTCCGTCGGTCTTCGACGTTCTACGGTTGCTGAGGTCCGTCAAAGCTCTCATCTGGTATAGATCTGGAGCCTTCCCGCCTCCGAAGTCCGGTTGTGGAGCGTCGCTGCGCTTGAGGACGGCGTCGGCACCTCCGCGACTCGGGTTTCTCGGCTTGGGTGAGGCTCTAGCCAGATCTGGTTTTCCCGCTTGGATGAGCCTCGGTTGAGTGGTGGTCTGTAGCGGTCTTGTGAATCCCGATCTGTACTTGGTGTGCTCCTCCGTTGGTTGCGCGGTGGTGGAGTCCGGCGGGTCAGTGGTTTGTTGGGCTTGAGTACTCGCGCGTCTCAAGTCCCTGGTTTCCTCCTTCTACTTATGATCTCAAGTGGACGCGTGCGGGTCGTCGGTGTTGGTCTCCGACCCCGGCTTCTCGGTGGGAGCGCGTAGGCATGGCGGCGCGTGGGAGCCTGTTCTTCTTTCTCGCTGTGACCTTTGCAGTGGCTCCGGTTTTACCGGTGTGTCCTCCTAGCTGTGTCCGAGGTGCTGCTCGGCTTTTCACTCTCAAATAAGGTTTGCGGTCGGGTTCTTAGCTCTTACTTTGGGTTAGGACCTTGCTGGTTCGGCCGTGCGGCAGTTAGTCAATCGAGCTGCTCGTTCTTCTGCGGTTTGCTTCCGGAGGGTTAGTTTCTCGGCGGTCCGTTTTCTCTATACGGGTTCTCGGTTCAAAGGGTGCACACGGTCACGGTGGGGCGGactggaggcggcaatcttcaggCTGTCCTTCCGAACGACGACATCGCCGCTAGGAGGTTCTCTCTCGTGCCGTCTGAGGTATTATCTGTCGGATGTTTTGGGTGTGCTTCGTGTTTGGATTCTCTGGGCGTTTCAGGTTTGGGTAGTCTTTTCGGAAGCTGTAGGAGCCGTTGTTTCAAGGTTTGAGGGCGCCTGTCTCTCCGGTAGCTCGCGGTGCCCGGTTCTCTGCCTCGACTAGGCTCGGCTCTTTGGTCCAAGCCCGTCTCGCTGCTTAGCTGCCTTCTCCGCTTTGTTCGCCTTTGGTTTTAGGCTGTTTCCTTCCCGTGTAGTTGTTGTTTAGTTTAATTTCGTATTCCGCTACTAGTAATCTTTGTAACTTCTGTCTCAAATTTGAAAATTggtataatattttaacattttaccaaaaaaaaaaggaggcagatgaaaattaatgatataTACAAACACGAGCAAGACATGGTTAAGTAAAATGCATGCAATTTAAAAGCTACGTGTCCATCTCAAGACACTCAAGTCTCACATCTGTCCTTCTTTTTGGCTTCttttaaactctctctctctctctcttctcaccTCAAATTATCTTTTCTTCACAGATCCTTGTTAATTTAGAGTGTTGTGATTATAATGGCAGCATCAACTGTAAGAACGTATGGTTTCGGTAGAGCCGACGAGGCTACACACCCTGACTCCATTAGAGCCACGTTAGCTGAGTTCCTCTCCACTTTTGTCTTTGTCTTTGCAGCTGAAGGCTCCATCCTCTCTCTCGGTACCGTTCCGAAGATAATTATGCAGCTTAAAGTCTTTTCATATGTGATATAGCTTATGAGTTGTGTGTTTTTTTCTATCTCAGATAAGTTGTATTGGGACCATGCGGCTCATGTTGGAACAAACACACCAGGAGGACTGGTACTAGTAGCGTTAGCTCATGCGTTTGCTCTGTTCGCTGCTGTTTCTGCAGCCATCAATGTCTCTGGTGGACACGTTAACCCGGCTGTCACTTTTGGTGCTCTTATTGGAGGCAGAATCTCTGCGATCCGTGCCATCTACTACTGGATAGCTCAGCTTCTTGGAGCCATCCTCGCTTGTCTATTGTTGAGGCTCTCCACAAACGGCATGGTACCACTAAATAACATCATAATGTATtatcagtgttctaaaaatcggtctagtcGTAGATATCCTCTAGATGAAAACGCCTAATCAATAATATTACTCATATTGGTATACATCTGTGAGCTAGTATTTTTGTGTTGCAATGTTATAAACATAGTCTATGTACATGCAGAGACCAGTTGGCTTCAGTTTAGCATCAGGTGTTAAGGCACATAATGGACTCGTGTTGGAGATCATTTTAACATTTGGCCTAGTCTACGTCGTCTACTCCACTTTGATTGATCCAAAACGTGGAAGCCTTGGGATTATAGGACCTCTTGCAGTCGGACTCATAGTTGGTGCAAACATCTTGATGGGTGGACCGTTCTCTGGTGCCTCTATGAATCCAGCTAGAGCCTTTGGTCCAGCATTGGTTGGATGGAGATGGGACGACCATTGGATCTACTGGGTCGGACCATTCATCGGTGGTGCTTTAGCCGCCTTTATATACGAGTTCATGGTCATCCCCACCGAGCCACCTGCTCACCACACACACCAGCCCTTAGCCCCTGAAGATTTCTAGATGGAGCCTTTCCACTCGGTCTTTGTTCAATCTCTCTTTGTGTGTATGGAATCACTTTGCATTAGAGTCTCTGTTTTGATGCTactctttgtttgtttgtattaaTAAGAATAAAGAGAGATACCGCAGCGATGAGTTCTTTTGATATTTTCACCAAACATATACCGGATACAAGTAATAACAATGTACTAATCTATTCTATATTGACTTTCCTTGTTTCTGAAACctgaaaaaagataaaaaaagaaaagcttcTTCAAGGTCCTCTCATCTTCTCAACAATCTGTCTACTTCTTTCCTCCATGTGACGCTTCTTCTCTTCAAACTTCTCCCCAACTTTCTTCCTAAAATCAAACATCCTCTCCCTTGTTCCCATTTTCTTTCCCTTGAAGCTCGAATCAACCTCTTCATTTGGCACGATATACCTCGATGGCGGTGGCTGGACACTAACCGGGACAATCTCCCCGTCGTTGCCTCCTCGTGCTACTGTCTCCAGCTTCTCATTGCTTTCCAGAAGGGGAGTCTTGAGTTCCTCCAAGGATTTGTCACTCTCTACTATAAGACCTGCTGAGCTACTAGCTGGTGGTGGTGCAGCCACAGGTTCTTCCTCAACTCTTGGTTTCTGCGGAACGTTGGTAGCTTTCTTCGTCTGTTCACCATTCGTTGGCTTCTCACCTTTAGCTTCGAAGCTGTCGTGATCACTAGTTGAGTCTTGATTCAGCCACATGAATGGCGCAACACTGCGTTGGACCCAATCATCCTTTTCAGCTATCATCCCTGGAATGGTTACGCTTTCGCAGTTGGGGAGCACCATGACCTCTCGTATACCGTTCTGCACAATGAGATTTTGTATTATTTCATATTCCCtttagaaacaaaagaagaTGGAGCAAAGTGTTTTTTACCTTAAAACGGTTGATCAAAAACATAGCAACATGGCTGTTTGTGATTTTGTGTTCGCCAACAGATGAGACAAGGTCGAACTCAATCTCTGGCATGCTTGTGAAGCCAAACCATAGTTGATCAGATGGAGGCGGCTTCATGTGTACACGCAGTGTCCCTCGTAGCGAAGAGACTCCTATTGACAAAGTTATTGGAACCTACAGTTCacaaacagagagagagagagagagtctaaGATACTACAAGAGCTGAGTCTATTAATCACACCATGATTTGAGATCAGAAACAAAGATTAACCTGAGAGACTTGCTCAGCGATGTTCTTAAGAATAGACTTCCACTTAGATCCATTGTTCGGTCCTGCCTTTGTACCTTTTGATCCTTTTGGTTCATCTGCAAAGAAATAAATCACTTTAGTATTAAATGCTTCTAATCAAAATGATTATATGAATCCACTGTACTAACCAACTTTCACATCTTGTCCATCACCAGTTCCTCCGGGGACACTCAACTGCTTCTCAAAATCTGCAAGACCTTCAAGGAACTCTGGTGGAACATCCCCTGAAGAATTTGGTTGCAGCTTTCCTTCAGCTATTTGCAGATCTTCCTCTCGAGCATCAACTCGAGTCTGAACTTCAAGTCCAGCACCACCAGTGTATTCAACATCTAGCTCGAACGCCCACACGCCATTCATCTCCATCGGAAGAATCCTTGTACCGTGTATATAAGGAGGGAGACTCCCAATCTTTACATCACAGCAGATCAAATCACCTATGTAGCTAGGAATCCTCATGTTGGACAACACCCGCTGGATTCGTTCGTGCACTGCATTCTTCAGCCCTGCGTTCTCTTTGACATCGAAGAACAGCCGAGAGACCAGCAAGTTCCACGCCAAGGTTCCTTCATCAGCGAAAAATTTCTCTTCCGAGTCTACGTCCGAAGCATGACTCCAAGAACGTGAGAAAGCTCCCACATCGGTTTCCTCAGGGATGGTATCTTTAAACTTTCTAGCTGGATTGCTCTTTCCTGAGCTACCGTTGGAATGTGAGTCTTGGTAAGGACGTGTTGAAGCTGTCACTTTGGTTGAGCACTTTTTAGAGAACTTCTTCCAGAACAAACGAACCTTTGAGGAAGGGGCATCGATCTTAACTCCCTTGTCCAATGACTCAAAGCTAAAACCAGCTGATGGTTTCATGAAAGAAGGATACGCAGCGTTGAGTGAAGCCATATAGCTCCGGAACTCGTCTTTCAGTTTAGTCGACCAGATAAACCTTTCGTGATCATTGGAAGCAGCAAGACGAAGAGCTTTACACCAAGACTCCTTCTCCCAAGAAGTCTCGAGGTAGATGTAAAACACACGGTTCCCTTTGTATAAGTTTGAAGTCTTGCTCTCCACTTGGATAGGGAACCTCTTAGCCCTGATGACACACGAAACAAAAGGGTTATTATATTAACTTTAAGAGAAGAAATGTGAGTAAGATTGTAAAATACCATTTTCTTGTGGGGAGTTGAGACCCTGAAACAGCCTCAACGGAGCAACCTTTCAAAGTGATAACAGTCTTGTTGCTATCTGTATCTGTTAAGATGAGCTTATGGTCTTTGATTCTAGCAAACTTCCTAACGGGATGCACCTCCAAGTGATCGTTCCTCTTCTTTGTCTCTTTTGGTAACTTCTCCTTTAAACTCTCGTCCAACTCCAAAACCCAAATCACTCCCTGATCATAAAGTAAACAGCTTTCATCACATTGATCAAGAACTGAATGAGAATCTCACCCAAAGGAAG comes from the Brassica napus cultivar Da-Ae chromosome A7, Da-Ae, whole genome shotgun sequence genome and includes:
- the LOC106354254 gene encoding aquaporin TIP3-1 — translated: MAASTVRTYGFGRADEATHPDSIRATLAEFLSTFVFVFAAEGSILSLDKLYWDHAAHVGTNTPGGLVLVALAHAFALFAAVSAAINVSGGHVNPAVTFGALIGGRISAIRAIYYWIAQLLGAILACLLLRLSTNGMRPVGFSLASGVKAHNGLVLEIILTFGLVYVVYSTLIDPKRGSLGIIGPLAVGLIVGANILMGGPFSGASMNPARAFGPALVGWRWDDHWIYWVGPFIGGALAAFIYEFMVIPTEPPAHHTHQPLAPEDF
- the LOC106354253 gene encoding testis-expressed protein 2 — its product is MVSFAGFAFVTGFLLGLLAVVAAEVAAFLYLVKRLNRKQESSSDPTSKGSDPPPLEPIDFNLNKQGVIWVLELDESLKEKLPKETKKRNDHLEVHPVRKFARIKDHKLILTDTDSNKTVITLKGCSVEAVSGSQLPTRKWAKRFPIQVESKTSNLYKGNRVFYIYLETSWEKESWCKALRLAASNDHERFIWSTKLKDEFRSYMASLNAAYPSFMKPSAGFSFESLDKGVKIDAPSSKVRLFWKKFSKKCSTKVTASTRPYQDSHSNGSSGKSNPARKFKDTIPEETDVGAFSRSWSHASDVDSEEKFFADEGTLAWNLLVSRLFFDVKENAGLKNAVHERIQRVLSNMRIPSYIGDLICCDVKIGSLPPYIHGTRILPMEMNGVWAFELDVEYTGGAGLEVQTRVDAREEDLQIAEGKLQPNSSGDVPPEFLEGLADFEKQLSVPGGTGDGQDVKVDEPKGSKGTKAGPNNGSKWKSILKNIAEQVSQVPITLSIGVSSLRGTLRVHMKPPPSDQLWFGFTSMPEIEFDLVSSVGEHKITNSHVAMFLINRFKNGIREVMVLPNCESVTIPGMIAEKDDWVQRSVAPFMWLNQDSTSDHDSFEAKGEKPTNGEQTKKATNVPQKPRVEEEPVAAPPPASSSAGLIVESDKSLEELKTPLLESNEKLETVARGGNDGEIVPVSVQPPPSRYIVPNEEVDSSFKGKKMGTRERMFDFRKKVGEKFEEKKRHMEERSRQIVEKMRGP